A stretch of Flavobacterium sp. N1994 DNA encodes these proteins:
- a CDS encoding dimethylarginine dimethylaminohydrolase family protein yields MLQLNVKNETSRLRAVVLGSAVNNGPTPTKEEAYDPKSLEHILAGTYPVEEDMVKEMEAFNQVFQKYEVQVFRPEMIENYNQIFTRDIGFVIDDIFIKANILPDRERELDAVQYVIDQINPAKVVRPPEEVHIEGGDVMLWNDYIFIGTYKGSDYKDYITARTNMAGVNYIKALFPNKMVKEFDLVKSKLEARDNALHLDCCFQPVGKNKGIIYKSGFREEADYVFLVKLFGKENLFHITRDEMYDMNSNVFSIDDTVVVSEKNFTRLNHWLRNNGFTVEEIPYAEIAKQEGLLRCSTLPLIRD; encoded by the coding sequence ATGCTACAATTAAATGTAAAAAACGAAACGTCAAGATTAAGAGCCGTAGTGCTCGGTTCCGCCGTTAATAATGGTCCAACACCAACAAAAGAAGAAGCTTACGATCCCAAATCACTAGAACACATTCTAGCAGGAACCTATCCTGTAGAAGAGGATATGGTCAAAGAAATGGAAGCTTTTAATCAAGTATTTCAAAAGTATGAGGTACAAGTTTTTCGTCCTGAAATGATTGAAAACTATAACCAAATCTTTACCCGTGACATCGGATTCGTCATTGATGATATTTTTATTAAGGCTAATATTTTGCCTGATAGGGAACGAGAATTAGATGCCGTCCAGTATGTTATTGATCAAATCAATCCAGCAAAAGTGGTGCGTCCTCCAGAGGAAGTGCATATTGAAGGCGGAGACGTGATGCTTTGGAACGATTATATTTTCATAGGAACTTATAAGGGTTCTGATTACAAAGATTACATTACAGCCCGAACCAATATGGCAGGGGTCAATTATATCAAAGCATTATTTCCCAATAAAATGGTGAAAGAATTTGATTTAGTCAAGTCAAAATTAGAAGCTCGAGACAATGCCTTACACTTAGATTGTTGTTTTCAACCTGTGGGTAAGAACAAAGGAATCATCTATAAAAGTGGCTTCCGTGAAGAAGCAGATTATGTGTTTTTAGTGAAATTATTTGGCAAAGAAAACCTCTTTCACATCACTCGAGACGAAATGTATGACATGAATTCCAATGTGTTTTCAATAGACGATACTGTAGTGGTTTCTGAAAAAAACTTTACAAGATTAAATCATTGGCTTCGTAATAATGGCTTTACAGTAGAAGAAATACCATACGCAGAGATTGCTAAACAAGAAGGACTGTTGAGATGTTCAACATTACCGTTAATAAGAGACTAA
- a CDS encoding T9SS type A sorting domain-containing protein, which yields MNRIVKTILVCAICFNSSIISAQLNEYLNAENTRISNASRTEAEIQKFIDENLNNYELSQQVNDELIQHLRSEEEFTDAELQNAILKTKVFELRKLFFIQNPEVKDEYYAKPIPVILQQQCVNGDFENGTAGYSFWSDPHPQPASGTAFFLSCATPSVMTATNVVTPVVNDMNATVTLIDNTSPGYQQYDPTLAGLGVNVPTLFTSGGGGSKCIKLNNEQGLGSSDQTTVSRYFPNINQATIDFNFSLVMDNKPAHGQPIQPFFRVRAKDQFGNVVDEICIIANPDNCLFNVIYVSSKRRVLYTDWICARLNVGEILNQPGTIEFTVSDCQPSAHFGTVYIDNICGTVCANPQLGALNTDPTNLNCPDMSGNTPIQVCGTYQSPVNATLSSIVLNITQNGAIVGTINAPTQLTSSTFCFTVAPSLFGADPNGNFEFQIDANFNVHCPAGNFIYTISDNSANIGPDVSFTNCCKATLTLISPADDVNNLATPLLKTKERSDWIKAANIVSVGDNVLSNGVVYHATNFVELNPGFEAVFGSQFSAYPEGCSGNFTYKTPTQNSVVTNGQPAMGKETVNLVKVIKGFAIIPNPSSSTIEIVMKGAQFSRVSIATIDGKVVDEKQVEKTDRTQIDVSRYANGIYIINITSEDGQLVTEKLIKN from the coding sequence ATGAACAGGATAGTAAAAACAATACTAGTTTGTGCTATTTGTTTTAATTCAAGTATTATCTCAGCACAACTTAATGAGTATCTAAATGCTGAAAATACTAGGATTTCAAATGCCAGTCGGACGGAAGCGGAAATTCAAAAATTTATAGATGAAAATCTTAACAATTATGAATTATCGCAACAAGTTAACGATGAGCTCATTCAGCATCTAAGAAGTGAAGAAGAATTCACCGACGCCGAGTTGCAAAATGCAATTCTAAAAACGAAAGTCTTTGAATTAAGAAAACTATTCTTTATTCAAAATCCAGAGGTAAAAGACGAGTATTATGCAAAACCAATTCCTGTTATTTTACAACAGCAATGTGTAAACGGAGATTTTGAAAACGGAACCGCAGGCTATTCTTTTTGGTCTGACCCGCATCCGCAACCTGCTTCTGGAACAGCATTTTTCTTGTCATGCGCAACGCCATCAGTAATGACCGCTACCAATGTGGTGACTCCAGTGGTAAACGATATGAACGCCACCGTAACTTTAATTGATAATACCAGTCCAGGATACCAACAGTATGACCCCACTTTAGCAGGCTTAGGAGTAAACGTCCCAACACTATTCACTAGTGGAGGTGGAGGTAGCAAGTGTATTAAGTTAAATAATGAACAAGGTTTAGGCTCTTCCGATCAAACCACAGTTTCTCGCTATTTTCCCAATATAAATCAAGCTACCATTGATTTTAATTTTTCATTGGTAATGGATAATAAGCCAGCTCACGGACAACCTATACAACCTTTTTTCAGGGTTAGAGCTAAAGACCAATTTGGTAATGTGGTAGATGAAATTTGTATCATTGCTAATCCAGACAATTGTTTGTTCAATGTAATCTATGTTAGCAGTAAAAGAAGAGTGCTTTATACCGATTGGATTTGTGCCCGATTGAATGTGGGAGAAATTCTAAACCAACCAGGAACTATAGAATTTACCGTTAGTGATTGCCAACCTTCAGCCCATTTTGGAACAGTTTATATAGATAATATTTGCGGAACGGTTTGCGCCAATCCTCAACTTGGAGCCTTAAATACGGACCCAACAAATCTCAATTGCCCAGATATGTCTGGAAATACCCCAATTCAGGTTTGTGGAACTTATCAGTCTCCTGTTAATGCCACTTTAAGTTCAATTGTTCTTAATATAACTCAAAACGGAGCGATAGTTGGAACCATAAATGCACCAACACAACTTACGAGTTCAACCTTTTGTTTTACGGTTGCACCAAGTTTATTTGGAGCAGATCCGAATGGTAATTTTGAATTCCAAATAGATGCCAATTTTAATGTGCATTGCCCAGCTGGAAATTTTATTTATACCATATCCGATAACTCAGCGAATATCGGCCCCGATGTGAGCTTTACTAATTGTTGCAAAGCAACCTTAACCTTAATTTCGCCTGCAGATGATGTCAATAATTTAGCAACACCACTGCTGAAGACTAAGGAAAGATCAGATTGGATTAAAGCAGCCAATATTGTTTCAGTAGGTGATAACGTTTTGTCTAATGGAGTAGTGTATCATGCCACCAATTTTGTAGAACTTAATCCTGGTTTTGAAGCCGTGTTTGGTTCCCAATTTTCTGCCTATCCCGAAGGATGCTCTGGCAACTTTACTTATAAAACACCAACTCAGAACAGTGTGGTAACTAATGGTCAACCAGCAATGGGTAAAGAAACGGTTAATTTGGTTAAAGTAATCAAAGGATTTGCTATTATCCCAAATCCATCCAGTAGCACCATCGAAATTGTAATGAAAGGAGCTCAATTCAGTAGAGTGAGTATTGCCACCATTGACGGTAAAGTGGTTGATGAAAAACAAGTAGAAAAAACAGATAGAACCCAAATCGATGTAAGCCGTTATGCCAATGGTATTTATATCATCAACATTACTTCTGAAGACGGACAATTAGTAACCGAAAAGTTGATAAAGAACTAG